A single genomic interval of Tsukamurella paurometabola harbors:
- a CDS encoding sensor domain-containing protein — MSAPVYGTPEGRPPRVRTRRRWPWAVCGALGVIVLLVVVFVGWVVLSDDPATEAGAQPAAALLPKPDVERITRATFATETDDDPRQEPDEYRGPEVCRTAWQPLRGAVVGTAVTADRSYDSGSAERPQVELGVARFADEAAAQAVVDRINNDVARCAQNFFVREDREANEWRVQQSAGEWYLRPVVAREGDWYCAAGVRSEARYVLRAVQCGSGANYVSALLDAMARRIPAP, encoded by the coding sequence ATGAGTGCACCCGTGTACGGAACCCCTGAGGGGCGGCCGCCGCGCGTACGTACCCGCCGCAGGTGGCCCTGGGCGGTCTGCGGCGCGCTGGGCGTGATCGTGCTCCTGGTCGTGGTGTTCGTCGGGTGGGTCGTGCTCTCCGACGACCCTGCCACCGAGGCCGGAGCGCAGCCCGCGGCTGCACTGCTGCCGAAGCCGGATGTCGAGAGGATCACGAGGGCGACCTTCGCCACCGAGACGGACGACGATCCCCGCCAGGAGCCGGACGAGTACCGGGGCCCCGAGGTGTGCCGCACGGCCTGGCAGCCGTTACGCGGAGCGGTGGTGGGCACCGCGGTCACGGCCGACCGCAGCTACGACAGCGGGTCCGCCGAGAGGCCACAGGTCGAGCTCGGGGTGGCTCGGTTCGCGGACGAAGCGGCCGCACAGGCGGTGGTGGACAGAATCAACAATGATGTCGCGCGGTGCGCGCAGAACTTCTTCGTCCGTGAGGACCGCGAGGCGAACGAGTGGCGGGTTCAGCAGTCCGCTGGGGAGTGGTACCTCCGGCCGGTCGTGGCGCGTGAGGGGGATTGGTACTGCGCCGCTGGAGTCCGTTCGGAGGCGCGGTATGTGCTGCGCGCGGTGCAGTGCGGATCGGGCGCCAACTACGTTTCTGCATTGCTGGACGCCATGGCCCGGAGAATCCCGGCTCCGTGA
- a CDS encoding LppX_LprAFG lipoprotein, with the protein MERSDMRSVSRIAIATLTSAATIGVSACGGGGDEVAASSSAAGPDTAASLVRSALHTASAVESVRFVLSTSGQLDRQQVVAAQGDLIVRPKPSAQGTATVRANGDTPAAFVLVDGTMYADIGGAGFIAHRAGTSFYDVGALFDAKDGIPDLLRTLRDLAIAGEELVDGTPATRVTGTAKSSDLAELAGIRAAHGASSRPAPVTVWIQTSAPHNVVRISGTPQPNTEVRVALSNWGVRPSIAAPTTRAVPAEPTSTPPGVSAKPAK; encoded by the coding sequence ATGGAACGGAGTGACATGAGGTCTGTTTCCCGAATCGCCATCGCCACGCTCACCTCCGCGGCGACGATCGGAGTGAGCGCCTGCGGGGGCGGTGGCGACGAGGTGGCCGCGAGCAGCTCCGCAGCCGGCCCGGATACGGCCGCCTCGCTCGTCCGGTCGGCTCTCCACACGGCGAGCGCCGTCGAGTCTGTGCGATTCGTCCTGAGCACGTCCGGGCAGCTCGATCGCCAGCAGGTCGTCGCCGCGCAGGGCGATCTCATCGTGCGGCCGAAGCCGAGTGCCCAGGGCACGGCCACCGTACGCGCGAACGGAGACACGCCCGCCGCTTTCGTCCTCGTCGACGGCACCATGTACGCGGACATCGGCGGCGCCGGCTTCATCGCACACCGAGCCGGGACGTCGTTCTACGACGTGGGAGCGCTGTTCGATGCGAAGGACGGCATCCCCGACCTCCTCCGAACGCTCCGGGACCTCGCGATCGCCGGGGAGGAACTGGTCGACGGTACGCCGGCGACCAGGGTGACCGGCACCGCGAAGTCCTCCGACCTCGCGGAACTGGCGGGCATTCGGGCAGCACACGGCGCCTCCTCTCGACCGGCGCCGGTGACCGTCTGGATCCAGACGTCGGCTCCTCACAACGTCGTCCGGATCTCCGGGACACCGCAGCCGAACACCGAAGTACGAGTCGCACTGTCGAACTGGGGCGTCCGCCCCTCCATCGCCGCGCCCACGACCCGCGCGGTGCCCGCGGAACCGACGTCCACTCCGCCCGGCGTCAGCGCCAAGCCGGCGAAGTGA
- a CDS encoding DUF4189 domain-containing protein, with product MKQRTITLVVAAAAAITLSAPAPAQAATLWGAIAVDDDGTAWPTTNHPSAEAAEADAKAYCGGRNGCDVLVTFYDGCGAVAWNDRQWHGGHGTTLAAAQESALRLNGGGAIQAWVCTDGHG from the coding sequence ATGAAGCAACGCACCATCACTCTCGTCGTCGCAGCGGCCGCCGCGATCACCCTCTCGGCACCGGCGCCGGCCCAGGCGGCGACGCTCTGGGGCGCGATCGCGGTCGACGACGACGGCACGGCCTGGCCCACGACCAACCACCCGAGTGCAGAGGCCGCAGAAGCGGACGCGAAGGCCTACTGCGGCGGTCGCAACGGTTGCGACGTCCTCGTGACGTTCTACGACGGGTGCGGCGCAGTGGCCTGGAACGACCGGCAATGGCACGGCGGGCACGGCACGACTCTGGCCGCCGCGCAGGAATCGGCGCTCCGGCTCAACGGTGGCGGCGCCATTCAGGCGTGGGTCTGCACGGACGGCCACGGATGA
- a CDS encoding alpha/beta hydrolase family protein yields the protein MTAPKTGARDTRRTVSPRRWATVAVVALLLLAAAVVAAFGRTTSDDPPSPAGSVEETKHQYLTVPGVEPDTLSGFLFRPPARGGTGTTPTIVLIHGGGWLKGATAEYVRPAAQALAARGFVVWSLNYRRVGDGGGWPTTFTDLAAGVDHLTRLQSDAPEIDLTRVTVVGHSAGGQLAAWTAGRGTLPDGAPGSNPAVRPHAAVSLAGVLDMRLSLTKNDHVLRVMGGTPEQYPDRYLLVDPLERMDPRVPVVAITGTDDSVVPPREAAEYVEALRRKGGSTALIEIPQTGHGDVIDVRNAWWPMILSAISTVAEHGPRAVPAGSGA from the coding sequence ATGACAGCACCGAAGACCGGCGCCCGCGACACACGACGGACGGTGAGCCCGCGACGATGGGCCACGGTCGCCGTCGTGGCCCTCCTGTTGCTCGCCGCAGCCGTCGTCGCCGCATTCGGTCGCACGACGTCGGACGACCCGCCCTCGCCCGCCGGCTCGGTAGAGGAGACGAAACACCAGTACCTCACCGTCCCCGGTGTCGAACCGGACACGCTGAGCGGCTTCCTGTTCCGGCCGCCTGCACGCGGCGGGACCGGAACCACACCGACGATCGTTCTCATCCACGGCGGCGGCTGGCTCAAGGGCGCGACCGCCGAGTACGTGCGGCCCGCCGCCCAGGCGCTAGCGGCGCGCGGATTCGTGGTGTGGAGCCTCAACTACCGCCGTGTCGGCGACGGCGGAGGGTGGCCGACCACGTTCACCGACCTCGCCGCCGGCGTCGATCACCTCACCCGACTGCAGTCGGATGCGCCCGAGATCGATCTGACGCGCGTCACGGTCGTCGGGCACTCCGCCGGTGGCCAACTCGCGGCGTGGACGGCCGGGCGGGGCACCCTTCCCGACGGGGCCCCGGGTTCGAACCCGGCGGTTCGGCCGCACGCCGCCGTCTCCCTGGCGGGCGTCCTCGACATGCGACTGTCCCTGACCAAGAACGACCACGTCCTGCGGGTCATGGGCGGCACGCCGGAGCAGTACCCGGACCGCTACCTGCTGGTGGACCCGCTCGAGCGGATGGATCCACGAGTGCCCGTCGTGGCGATCACGGGGACGGACGACTCCGTCGTGCCACCGCGTGAGGCGGCGGAGTACGTCGAGGCGCTCCGTCGCAAGGGCGGCAGCACCGCCCTGATCGAGATCCCCCAGACCGGTCACGGAGACGTGATCGACGTCCGCAACGCGTGGTGGCCGATGATCCTCAGCGCGATCTCGACGGTCGCCGAGCACGGGCCACGCGCGGTTCCAGCCGGGTCGGGAGCGTGA
- a CDS encoding DUF4436 family protein, whose translation MDYPFDRYRVAVTATAASADGGAVPVALVVGDSADSFTITPESQDSDGGVLEIDLIAKRTLPSIVFAGFVMLLMYGIAAAAGTAAYYVLHLHRGLLFPACSMLAAMLFALPPLRHQVPGDPAPPMGSFIDFIAFFPAEAVVALSLISAVLGGFVVERRDRSAEGGDNRETHN comes from the coding sequence ATCGACTACCCCTTCGACCGCTATCGCGTCGCCGTCACCGCTACCGCCGCCTCGGCCGACGGCGGGGCGGTGCCCGTCGCGCTGGTCGTGGGGGATTCGGCCGACTCCTTCACGATCACGCCGGAATCCCAGGATTCCGACGGCGGCGTGCTCGAGATCGACCTCATCGCGAAACGCACCCTTCCATCCATCGTCTTCGCCGGCTTCGTGATGCTGTTGATGTACGGCATCGCGGCCGCCGCCGGCACGGCGGCGTACTACGTCCTGCACCTGCACCGCGGACTTCTGTTCCCGGCGTGCTCCATGCTCGCCGCGATGCTCTTCGCCCTACCGCCGCTACGGCATCAGGTCCCCGGCGACCCCGCGCCGCCGATGGGCTCGTTCATCGACTTCATCGCCTTCTTCCCAGCGGAGGCGGTGGTGGCCCTGTCCCTCATCTCGGCGGTCCTCGGCGGGTTCGTCGTCGAGCGGCGGGACCGCTCGGCCGAGGGCGGTGATAACCGGGAGACACACAACTGA